Proteins encoded in a region of the Sander lucioperca isolate FBNREF2018 chromosome 18, SLUC_FBN_1.2, whole genome shotgun sequence genome:
- the kcnk3b gene encoding potassium channel subfamily K member 3, with protein MKRQNARTLALIISILTYLVVGAAVFETLESKQEKSHKRKLDARKYELMRKYNLTKENFEELEHVVLQLKPHKAGIQWKFSGSFYFAITVITTIGYGHAAPSTDSGKVFCMFYALLGIPLTLVMFQSLGERINTFVRYLLHQAKKCLGMRHAEVSMANMVTVGFFSCMSTLCVGAMAFSHCEGWSFLHAFYYCFITLTTIGFGDYVALQRDDALQNDPRYVAFCFVYILTGLTVVGAFLNLVVLRFLTMNTEDERRDAKQRALTSVGKPRGEVAHLLPISASTSSTPVADDSTKAKDLKGVYTEVLHFQTICSCLWYRSKEKLRGSIPTMIPQELTFSDAYMQQNSNCPHYVEPGSTGCVCSPHQCSSISSITSGLHILSPFRVFKRRSSV; from the exons ATGAAGAGACAAAACGCCAGGACTCTCGCCCTCATCATCAGCATCCTCACCTACCTGGTGGTCGGGGCGGCCGTCTTCGAGACTCTGGAGTCCAAGCAGGAGAAGAGTCACAAGAGGAAGCTCGACGCCAGAAAGTACGAACTCATGCGCAAATACAACTTGACCAAAGAGAACTTCGAGGAGCTGGAGCACGTCGTCTTACAGCTCAAACCTCACAAAGCAGGAATCCAGTGGAAATTCTCTGGGTCCTTTTACTTCGCCATCACTGTGATTACGACAATAG GTTACGGCCATGCAGCACCCAGCACCGACTCAGGGAAAGTCTTCTGCATGTTCTACGCCCTCCTGGGGATCCCGCTCACCCTGGTCATGTTCCAGAGCCTGGGTGAGCGGATCAACACGTTCGTCCGGTACCTGCTGCACCAAGCCAAGAAGTGCCTGGGAATGCGTCACGCCGAGGTCTCCATGGCAAACATGGTGACGGTGGGCTTCTTCTCTTGCATGAGCACGCTGTGCGTGGGGGCCATGGCGTTCTCCCACTGTGAGGGATGGAGCTTCCTCCACGCCTTTTATTACTGCTTCATCACGCTCACCACCATCGGGTTCGGAGACTACGTGGCTCTGCAGAGGGACGACGCGCTGCAGAACGACCCCCGTTATGTGGCTTTCTGCTTCGTCTACATTCTGACGGGCCTGACGGTGGTCGGAGCCTTCCTGAACCTGGTGGTGCTTCGCTTCCTGACCATGAACACCGAGGACGAGCGAAGGGACGCCAAGCAGAGGGCCCTGACGTCCGTCGGCAAGCCCAGAGGAGAGGTGGCTCATCTGCTACCAATCTCAGCCTCGACCTCTTCCACACCTGTAGCAGACGACTCTACAAAGGCGAAAGATTTAAAAGGTGTCTACACTGAGGTACTGCATTTCCAGACTATATGCTCCTGCTTGTGGTACAGAAGCAAGGAGAAGCTGCGGGGCTCCATACCCACCATGATCCCTCAGGAGCTCACCTTCTCGGATGCCTACATGCAACAGAACAGCAACTGTCCTCACTACGTGGAGCCCGGGTCCACAGGCTGCGTTTGCAGTCCACATCAGTGTTCGAGCATAAGCTCCATAACATCGGGCCTACACATTCTCTCTCCATTCAGGGTGTTTAAGAGACGCAGCTCCGTCTAG